The following proteins are co-located in the Solidesulfovibrio fructosivorans JJ] genome:
- a CDS encoding DUF6125 family protein: MKDERFSLPATDDAAASLAQRVVEAARQIAVHYGLWLAETAHQLGPERAVALESQVGDAYIPLLTRRIERALGLSGDINAALEALGEEKLGKLLDALAVSWLAADGVWFRKVEDARGMHDAKRVNDTCWSRLGYYEALRAKAALALPERGGLPALKAAFGARLVSRINQWEIADETPDSFVLRMVRCRVQSSRERQGLPPYPCISGGSVEYTAFAAGIDPAIVTTCVSCPPEITLPACACAWHFSTK; this comes from the coding sequence ATGAAAGATGAACGTTTTTCGCTCCCGGCCACGGACGATGCGGCTGCATCCTTAGCGCAACGGGTGGTCGAGGCGGCGCGGCAGATTGCCGTGCACTACGGGTTATGGCTGGCCGAGACGGCGCATCAGTTGGGTCCGGAGCGGGCCGTGGCGTTGGAATCCCAGGTCGGGGACGCCTACATTCCGCTGCTCACACGTCGCATTGAGCGGGCGCTGGGGCTTTCCGGGGACATAAACGCCGCCCTCGAAGCCCTGGGCGAGGAGAAGCTCGGCAAGCTGCTCGACGCCCTGGCCGTTTCCTGGCTGGCGGCGGACGGGGTGTGGTTCCGCAAGGTCGAGGACGCCCGGGGCATGCACGATGCCAAGCGGGTCAACGACACCTGCTGGTCGCGCCTGGGCTATTACGAAGCCTTGCGGGCCAAGGCCGCCCTGGCCCTGCCCGAACGGGGCGGACTTCCCGCCCTCAAGGCCGCCTTTGGCGCGCGGCTGGTGTCGCGCATCAACCAGTGGGAGATCGCGGACGAGACCCCGGATTCCTTCGTCCTGCGCATGGTGCGCTGCCGGGTGCAGTCCTCGCGCGAACGCCAGGGCCTGCCGCCCTATCCGTGTATCTCCGGCGGTTCGGTGGAATATACGGCCTTCGCCGCCGGCATCGACCCCGCCATCGTCACCACCTGCGTCAGCTGCCCGCCGGAGATCACACTCCCCGCCTGCGCCTGCGCTTGGCACTTTTCGACGAAATGA